In Pelmatolapia mariae isolate MD_Pm_ZW linkage group LG2, Pm_UMD_F_2, whole genome shotgun sequence, one DNA window encodes the following:
- the pdzd11 gene encoding PDZ domain-containing protein 11 produces the protein MDQKIPYDDYQLPVVFLPSYENPPAWIPPQERVLHPDYNNELTQFLPRTIVLKKPPGAQLGFNIRGGKASQLGIFISKVVPDSDAHRAGLQEGDQVLSVNDVDFQDIEHSRAVEILKTAREILMRVRFFPYNYQRQKERTVH, from the exons ATGGACCAGAAAATTCCCTACGACGATTACCAGCTGCCAGTGGTATTCCTGCCTTCTTATGAGAACCCGCCTGCATGGATACCTCCACAGGAG CGGGTTCTTCATCCTGACTATAACAATGAGCTCACACAGTTTCTGCCTCGCACCATTGTGTTGAAGAAGCCTCCAGGAGCTCAGCTGGGCTTCAATATCCGTGGTGGGAAAGCTTCACAGTTAGGAATCTTTATATCCAAG GTGGTCCCAGATTCAGACGCCCACAGAGCAGGGCTACAGGAGGGAGACCAGGTTCTTTCAGTGAATGATGTTGATTTCCAAGACATAGAGCACTCAAGA GCTGTAGAGATTCTGAAAACTGCGCGAGAAATCTTGATGAGGGTTCGCTTCTTTCCCTACA ACTACCAAAGGCAGAAGGAGAGGACCGTACACTAG
- the stard14 gene encoding START domain containing 14 codes for MSRVSNILPDKAVFDDFKKQCLATDNWQNKYDNNGMQVWIEVRAVNKGNHVPKVHKMKCKMIVNDVSAATMFDVLHDSRYRKKWDVTMQESFDIARLSANADVGYYSWRCPIPLKNRDVVTLRSWQVTDDEYIMVNFSVKHPKYPPRRDLVRAVSIQTGYYIKATGPNSCIFTYLSQADPKGSLPKWVVNKASQVLAPKVMKSVLKAGQEYSNWKSQNSPDFKPWLHPEQNTLPMMDPAELSIQRADSLENVDESSKLDANEGEDSS; via the exons ATGTCTCGGGTTTCGAATATTTTACCTGATAAGGCGGTCTTTGATGACTTCAAAAAACAGTGTTTAGCAACCGACAACTGGCAAAATAAGTATGACAACAATGGGATGCAAGTGTGGATCGAGGTGCGCGCTGTGAATAAAGGAAATCACGTACCTAAAGTCCACAAGATGAAG TGTAAAATGATAGTTAATGATGTGTCAGCTGCTACCATGTTCGACGTCCTTCACGACAGCCGGTACCGCAAGAAGTGGGATGTAACTATGCAGGAGAGTTTTGACATTGCCCGGCTCTCTGCTAATGCTGATGTGGGCTACTACTCTT GGCGTTGTCCAATTCCATTAAAGAACAGAGATGTTGTGACACTGCGCTCGTGGCAGGTCACAGATGACGAGTACATCATGGTTAACTTCTCAGTCAAACACCCG AAATACCCCCCTCGCAGGGACCTCGTAAGAGCCGTTTCCATCCAGACGGGGTATTATATCAAGGCCACGGGACCAAATAGTTGCATTTTTACATATCTTTCACAAGCAGACCCCAAAG GCTCTCTCCCAAAGTGGGTGGTGAACAAAGCATCCCAAGTTCTTGCTCCTAAG GTAATGAAGAGTGTGCTCAAGGCGGGACAGGAATACTCAAACTGGAAAAGTCAGAATTCCCCCGATTTCAAGCCCTGGCTGCACCCAGAGCAGAACACCCTTCCCATGATGGACCCCGCTGAGCTGTCAATTCAGAGAGCAGACTCACTGGAAAATGTGGATGAAAGCTCAAAGCTGGATGCTAACGAAGGGGAGGACAGCAGCTAG
- the rab41 gene encoding ras-related protein Rab-41 isoform X4, protein MSTTTGGGEFGNPLRKFKLVFLGEQSVGKTSLITRFMYDSFDNTYQATIGIDFLSKTMYLEDRTIRLQLWDTAGQERFRSLIPSYIRDSAAAVVVYDIANLNSFQQTSKWIDDVRTERGSDVIIMLVGNKTDLADKRQVSVEAAERKARELNVMYIETSAKAGYNVKQLFRRVAAALPGMDSTPEKSKEDMIDIKLEKQPEMTVTESSCSC, encoded by the exons ATGTCAACCACGACCGGCGGCGGAGAGTTTGGCAACCCCTTACGAAAGTTCAAGCTCGTCTTTCTGGGCGAACAGAGTG TTGGGAAAACCTCACTCATCACCAGGTTTATGTATGACAGTTTTGACAACACTTACCAG GCAACAATTGGCATTGACTTTTTGTCAAAAACTATGTATCTGGAAGATCGCACG ATCCGGCTGCAGCTCTGGGATACAGCCGGacaggagcgtttccgcagccTCATCCCCAGTTACATCCGCGACTCAGCCGCCGCTGTGGTGGTTTATGACATAGCCA ATCTTAATTCTTTCCAGCAAACCTCAAAGTGGATTGATGATGTTAGAACAGAgagaggaagtgatgtcattatCATGCTCGTTGGGAACAAAACAGACTTAGCGGATAAAAG GCAAGTTTCTGTTGAGGCGGCAGAGAGGAAAGCTCGTGAGCTCAATGTGATGTACATAGAGACCAGTGCCAAGGCTGGCTATAACGTCAAACAG CTGTTCCGACGCGTTGCTGCTGCATTGCCTGGGATGGATAGCACACCAGAGAAAAGCAAAGAGGACA TGATCGACATCAAACTGGAGAAACAGCCAGAGATGACTGTAACTGAGAGCAGCTGCTCATGCTAG
- the rab41 gene encoding ras-related protein Rab-41 isoform X2 → MSTTTGGGEFGNPLRKFKLVFLGEQSVGKTSLITRFMYDSFDNTYQATIGIDFLSKTMYLEDRTIRLQLWDTAGQERFRSLIPSYIRDSAAAVVVYDIANLNSFQQTSKWIDDVRTERGSDVIIMLVGNKTDLADKRQITTEEGEQRAKELNVMFIETSAKTGYNVKQLFRRVAAALPGMDSTPEKSKEDMIDIKLEKQPEMTVTESSCSC, encoded by the exons ATGTCAACCACGACCGGCGGCGGAGAGTTTGGCAACCCCTTACGAAAGTTCAAGCTCGTCTTTCTGGGCGAACAGAGTG TTGGGAAAACCTCACTCATCACCAGGTTTATGTATGACAGTTTTGACAACACTTACCAG GCAACAATTGGCATTGACTTTTTGTCAAAAACTATGTATCTGGAAGATCGCACG ATCCGGCTGCAGCTCTGGGATACAGCCGGacaggagcgtttccgcagccTCATCCCCAGTTACATCCGCGACTCAGCCGCCGCTGTGGTGGTTTATGACATAGCCA ATCTTAATTCTTTCCAGCAAACCTCAAAGTGGATTGATGATGTTAGAACAGAgagaggaagtgatgtcattatCATGCTCGTTGGGAACAAAACAGACTTAGCGGATAAAAG ACAGATCACCACGGAGGAGGGCGAGCAGAGAGCTAAGGAACTGAATGTCATGTTCATTGAAACCAGCGCAAAGACTGGCTACAATGTCAAACAG CTGTTCCGACGCGTTGCTGCTGCATTGCCTGGGATGGATAGCACACCAGAGAAAAGCAAAGAGGACA TGATCGACATCAAACTGGAGAAACAGCCAGAGATGACTGTAACTGAGAGCAGCTGCTCATGCTAG
- the rab41 gene encoding ras-related protein Rab-41 isoform X1 — translation MSTTTGGGEFGNPLRKFKLVFLGEQSVGKTSLITRFMYDSFDNTYQATIGIDFLSKTMYLEDRTVRLQLWDTAGQERFRSLIPSYIRDSTIAVVVYDITNLNSFQQTSKWIDDVRTERGSDVIIMLVGNKTDLADKRQITTEEGEQRAKELNVMFIETSAKTGYNVKQLFRRVAAALPGMDSTPEKSKEDMIDIKLEKQPEMTVTESSCSC, via the exons ATGTCAACCACGACCGGCGGCGGAGAGTTTGGCAACCCCTTACGAAAGTTCAAGCTCGTCTTTCTGGGCGAACAGAGTG TTGGGAAAACCTCACTCATCACCAGGTTTATGTATGACAGTTTTGACAACACTTACCAG GCAACAATTGGCATTGACTTTTTGTCAAAAACTATGTATCTGGAAGATCGCACG GTCCGGCTCCAGCTTTGGGACACTGCTGGACAGGAGCGTTTTCGTAGCCTAATTCCCAGCTACATCCGTGACTCTACCATTGCTGTGGTTGTTTATGACATCACCA ATCTTAATTCTTTCCAGCAAACCTCAAAGTGGATTGATGATGTTAGAACAGAgagaggaagtgatgtcattatCATGCTCGTTGGGAACAAAACAGACTTAGCGGATAAAAG ACAGATCACCACGGAGGAGGGCGAGCAGAGAGCTAAGGAACTGAATGTCATGTTCATTGAAACCAGCGCAAAGACTGGCTACAATGTCAAACAG CTGTTCCGACGCGTTGCTGCTGCATTGCCTGGGATGGATAGCACACCAGAGAAAAGCAAAGAGGACA TGATCGACATCAAACTGGAGAAACAGCCAGAGATGACTGTAACTGAGAGCAGCTGCTCATGCTAG
- the rab41 gene encoding ras-related protein Rab-41 isoform X3 produces MSTTTGGGEFGNPLRKFKLVFLGEQSVGKTSLITRFMYDSFDNTYQATIGIDFLSKTMYLEDRTVRLQLWDTAGQERFRSLIPSYIRDSTIAVVVYDITNLNSFQQTSKWIDDVRTERGSDVIIMLVGNKTDLADKRQVSVEAAERKARELNVMYIETSAKAGYNVKQLFRRVAAALPGMDSTPEKSKEDMIDIKLEKQPEMTVTESSCSC; encoded by the exons ATGTCAACCACGACCGGCGGCGGAGAGTTTGGCAACCCCTTACGAAAGTTCAAGCTCGTCTTTCTGGGCGAACAGAGTG TTGGGAAAACCTCACTCATCACCAGGTTTATGTATGACAGTTTTGACAACACTTACCAG GCAACAATTGGCATTGACTTTTTGTCAAAAACTATGTATCTGGAAGATCGCACG GTCCGGCTCCAGCTTTGGGACACTGCTGGACAGGAGCGTTTTCGTAGCCTAATTCCCAGCTACATCCGTGACTCTACCATTGCTGTGGTTGTTTATGACATCACCA ATCTTAATTCTTTCCAGCAAACCTCAAAGTGGATTGATGATGTTAGAACAGAgagaggaagtgatgtcattatCATGCTCGTTGGGAACAAAACAGACTTAGCGGATAAAAG GCAAGTTTCTGTTGAGGCGGCAGAGAGGAAAGCTCGTGAGCTCAATGTGATGTACATAGAGACCAGTGCCAAGGCTGGCTATAACGTCAAACAG CTGTTCCGACGCGTTGCTGCTGCATTGCCTGGGATGGATAGCACACCAGAGAAAAGCAAAGAGGACA TGATCGACATCAAACTGGAGAAACAGCCAGAGATGACTGTAACTGAGAGCAGCTGCTCATGCTAG
- the arr3b gene encoding arrestin 3b, retinal (X-arrestin) gives MSKVFKKTSGNGTIALYLGKRDFVDNVDSVEIVEGVVKVDPSGLNDRKVYVYLACAFRYGSDDLDVIGLSFRRDIWLHRVQVYPPTGGSEAKSPMMESLLKKVGEQGHAFSFQMPPNLPCSVSLQPGPNDSGKACGVDFEIKAYIANAPDNPDEVIEKKDTCRLMIRKIQFAPANNKAGAKADIAKQFMMSDKPVHLEASLEKEVYYHGDPITVKVQINNETNKTVKKIKISVGQLTSVVLYSSDTYVKEVCAQEFGETVNANSTFEKSFQVTPLLANNKEKRGLAVDGRLKDEDTNLASTTLSQGEKEMQGIIISYKVKVTLTVSSGGLLGGFTGSDVVVELPVTLMSPKPAGEFCIV, from the exons ATGTCCAA AGTATTTAAGAAGACCAGTGGGAATGGAACT ATTGCCTTGTACTTGGGGAAAAGGGACTTTGTGGACAATGTGGATTCAGTGGAAATAGTTG AAGGGGTAGTTAAAGTGGATCCTTCTGGTCTTAACGACAGAAAAG TGTATGTCTATCTTGCTTGTGCCTTCCGCTATGGAAGTGATGACTTGGATGTCATCGGACTGTCCTTCagaagggacatctggctacaTCGCGTTCAGGTGTATCCACCTACGGGTGGCAGCGAAGCTAAATCCCCAATGATGGAATCCCTCTTGAAAAAAGTTGGAGAGCAGGGGCACGCCTTTTCCTTCCAG aTGCCACCAAATCTTCCATGCTCAGTTTCCTTACAGCCTGGGCCAAATGATTCCGGCAAG GCTTGCGGTGTGGACTTTGAGATTAAAGCATACATTGCCAACGCACCTGACAATCCAGATGAAGTCATTGAAAAAAA GGATACTTGTCGTCTGATGATTCGTAAAATACAGTTCGCCCCAGCTAACAACAAGGCCGGAGCCAAGGCTGATATAGCCAAGCAGTTTATGATGAGTGACAAACCAGTGCACTTGGAGGcttcccttgaaaaagag GTTTATTACCATGGAGATCCAATAACCGTTAAAGTGCAAATCAACAATGAAACCAACAAGACTGTGAAGAAAATCAAAATCTCAG TTGGCCAGCTCACAAGTGTGGTCCTCTACTCATCTGACACTTACGTCAAGGAAGTCTGTGCTCAAGAGTTTGG agagacagtaaATGCCAACTCTACATTTGAGAAGTCCTTCCAAGTAACCCCCCTACTTgccaacaacaaagaaaagcgAGGTCTTGCAGTCGATGGACGTCTAAAAGATGAGGACACCAACTTAGCATCCACAACGCT GAGTCAAGGAGAGAAGGAGATGCAGGGAATTATTATCTCCTACAAAGTCAAGGTCACTCTTACAGTTTCGAGTGGAGG CTTGCTGGGTGGTTTTACAGGAAG TGATGTTGTCGTGGAACTTCCTGTGACACTGATGTCCCCAAAGCCTGCAGGTGAGTTCTGTATTGTGTGA